In Bernardetia litoralis DSM 6794, the genomic window TAAAGAATAGATTTTAAAGTTGTATTTTTTAGCATGATTTTTTTTAATTATAAGTGACTAATAATTCAAAGGAGTATTTGAATTTTAATCCAATTTAAAAAAATGAGTTATTGCTCTGACAAAAATGTCGTAAGCTGCAAGATAACTGCGACCAACTGCAAAATACTGTGATGAATAAAACGCTAATTCCAAATATTGAGGCGTTGAAGAAGATTTTCACGATAGCTTCTACCAATATCAAAGGTGCGTTTGAGAATATAAATTGTACTTTCTTTTGTGTCTATATCTTCAATAAAATTGGCATTGATAATGATGCTTCTATGAATTTGTACAAAGTCAGTAGGGGGAAGTTTGCTTTCAATATCTTTCAAAGACATCCTGACCACAAATTTATTTGTCTTTGTATAAATATCGACGTATTTATTGGCAGCTTCAATTATCATAATATCTTTGAGTGTAATTTTTTTGAGCTTGCCTTCTTTTTTTATAAAAATATGTTCTCTAAGCAAAATATCATCTCTCCATACTTGTCCTTCACTCATATTATTACTTGAATAGCGCATAAGAGCAAGTTCGACACTGCGTTGTAAAGTAGCTTCATCAATAGGCTTGATTATATAAGCAAATGGATTTACTAGTTTGGCTTTTCTGAATGTTTCTGTATCATCAAAGGAAGTAATAAAAATAACAGGTGTTTCGTATTTGGAACGCCATATTTTTTTTGCAAGTTCGATACCATTCATAGAACCATTTATATTAATGTCTATCAATGCCAAATCTGGACTTTTGGTCATAAAAAATTGCATCATTTCTTCGGCATTATCTGTTATTCCTACCAATTCATAACCCATTTTATCTATCAAATATTCTATTCTTGAAGCATATAAAGGCTCATCTTCGACTACAATGATTCGCATAATTTTATTGTTTTTTTTGAGTAGGTATAGTAAAAGTAAATAGTGTTCCTGTTTGTGGAGTACTGTCCAAATTTATTGTAATATTATTCTCTTTTGCAAATTCGTAACACAAAAGTAACCCTAATCCTGTTCCTTTTTCATTTTTTGTTCCTTTTTGAGTAGGATTAAGAATATTTTGAGATACGTTTTGTTGTACTTCTAATGGAATTCCTGCACCAGTGTCTTGAATAGATAAATTTATTAAATTTTCTTTTTGTATTGCTTGAATAACTAATTTTCCTTTTATGGGGCTAAATTTTATAGCATTTGAAATAATATTTCGCATAATAGTTTGAAAAGAAGGAGCATCTACCCAGACAAAAAATGACGTTGGAATATTTACTTGCCATTCAATTTGCTTAGGTTCTGAAATAGTTTGATAGGTAATAATAATTTCAGAAATCAAAAGCTGTAATGAATAAGTATCAAATCGATAACGAACTTGTTGTTTTTGTTGTAATAAAGACCAATGAAGCAAGTTATTGAGTAGATTAGTGAGATTATTTGATGAGGTATCTAATAATTTGACTGTTCGTAATAATTTTTCAGAATCTTGTTTTTGGATATAAAATTCTAATTGCCTTGATACATCTTGAAATGCCATCATTGGGCTTCTCAAATCATGTGCAATAATCGAAAACAGACGGTCTTTTGTTTGATTTGAATCTTCTAACAATTCATTTTGAAGATTAATCTCTTCATTTTTTTCTGCCAAAAGAAAATTAGCCTTTTGTTTATTTCTTTGATTGCGATAAGCTGTAAATGTGATAGCAATAGCAGCCAATACAATTACACCAAAAAGGATAGATAAATTTCTTTGGAAGGCAATTTTTTGCTCACTTTCTGCTTGATTAGCTCTTCTCTGTGCATCTATTTTTTCAGCTTTTATTTTCAGATTATCAGCTTCTAACTGTGCATTTTTTGCTGCACGATAAAGGCTATCAGACTCTTGTCTATTTTTGGTCTCTTTGGCAAGGGCTAAAAGGTGGTCAGCTTCAGCTTGTTTTTCTAAAAGACTAAATTCTTGTTCTTTTGTTTTTCGTTCAAATTGTTCTTTTTGTAATGCATGACTTTTAAGCAAATTATCTTTTTCTAGTTGAGTATTTTCTAAGTTTTTTTGGTCTAATAATAGTGCATTTATTTCTGATGTTTTTTCGATATTGAATAAACTATCTTTATAACTGGTATAAAGAACATGGTAGTTGTATGCTTCTTCAAAATTTTCCATTGCTTCATAAGAGAGAGAAAGAGATAGTAAATTATCAGAAATTATTTTCTTTGAATTAATAGCCTTAGCTACTTTTAATCCTTTTTGAGCATATAAAATGGCACTATCATATTTTCTCTGTTCAGAATGACAAGCAGCCAAATTAGTATAAATCATTGAAAGTGTATTTTTATCTGTAACTCTCTGCTCCAATTGTAAACATTCCTTAAAATACTCTTTTGCTTTATTATATTCTTCTCTATTAAAGTGAATAAGCCCAATATTAATTTGGCTCATTAAATACCCTCTTGTATTATTTGTTTCTTTATAAATTAAAGATGCTTTTTTTAAATAAAATAAAGCTTCTTCATTTTTATTTTGAGAAAGAAGTGTTCCACCTAAATTATTATAAACTGATGCCAAGCCTTTTCTATCATCAACTTTTTTGCGTAACAATATAGCTTTTTTATAATAAGGGATTGCTTTTTCATATTCTTTTTGGAATAAATGTATATTTCCAATATTATTCAAACAAGTTGATGTAAAGGTAACCTCCTTTTCCTCTTCTGACAAGACTAAAGCTTCATTAAAATACTTTAAACTCTTTACATAATTGCCTCTTCGTTGATAATAACCACCTAATACATTATAACTAATAGCTAATGGAAAAGAAATATCTGAATCAGTTTTGGATTTAATAATCAAAATACTTTTAGTATAATTTTCTAAAGCTTTATCAATATATCCCAAACGTTCTTTCAAATAACCTCTGTGAGTGTAGGCAGAACCTAAATCTAATTTATTTGATGTCTTTTCTAATTTAAAAATGGCTTGTTCTATTATATTCAATGATTTTGAATAATTTCCTTTCCCAGAAATAGCATATGCTTTATGTTTTAAAGCAATGCCTTTACCCAATTGATAAGAAATAGAAGATGCTAATTTTTCAGCCTTTTCTATAAAAAATAAGGCACTATCAGGCTTTGATTTTATTAACTTTTCTGCTAATTGATTCAGAGAATCTACTTGTACAATAGTTGAATATTGTCCTTTTACTTCTTGGGAATAGATAAATGAAGTTATTAAGCTAAGAAAGAGTGGTACATATTTTTTCATAAGCATAAGAAGCTGTTTTTATTGAGTCTTTTCTCAATTTAGAAAAAGTAACTAACAAAAAAAGTCTATTAGGTTAATAAAAAGTTATCTAGTATTTTTTGTGAAAAAATATAATATTCATTTGCCTAATATTCTAGACAATCAGTTTTAAATTTTTATACCTGATAATATTTTACTTATATTGAATAATATTTTAATACTGTACCCTACTATTTTTTATAGGGTAGAATTGGTTAAGGATTGAAAATACAAATAACTGAAAGTTGGCGAAGCTAACTACAAAATAATATCAAAATAATTTAATTATAATTCAAAAAATCCGTGTTCTATAAAAAAGTAGGGTACAGTAATATTTTAATTTAAAAATTAACCTCTAATTTCAACAAAAATACAAAAAATGAAACAGCCTCTAATACACCCAAAATCATCAGAAGGCGATGCACAACTTCAAAAACTTATCGAATTTTATGAAGAAACATTAGGTTTTTGTCCAAATAGTATCAAAACAATGCACATCAGACCTAGAATTGCTTATGCTTTTATTGAAATGAATAAAGCAGTTATGGAAAATCAAGGCAGAGTTACAAGTGCCTTAAAACGCCTTATTGGTTATATCAGTAGCCATGCAGCAGGTTGTAGATATTGCCAAGCGCATACAATTCGTGCAGCCGAAAGATATGGAGCAGAAGAAACACAATTAGAAAATATTTGGAGTTATAGAACACATGATGCTTTTTCGGAAGCCGAACGAGCAGCTTTAGATTTTGCTTTGGCAAGTTCACAAATTCCGAATGCTGTAACTGATGAAGTAGCTGAAAATCTAAGAAAATATTGGAATGAAGGAGAAATTGTAGAAATGCTTGGTGTAATAGCTCTATTTGGCTATCTCAATCGTTGGAATGATTCTATGGGAACAGAAATGGAAAGCCCAGCAGTAGAGTCAGGAGAAAAATATCTAAAAAGTGATGGTTGGAATGTAGGGAAACATAAATATTAATTATAAAGAATAAATGGTAAATTATATAAAATTTATAATTTACCATTTATAACTATTTCTTTATTTATTAAAATAAACTTGTTTTAGAAAGAATAGCTAAGTATTTACTTTCCCAAAATTTCTCAGAGTTGGTAATTTCTAAATAAACTTTTCCCCCTCTTTCTTCAATTTTATATGAACTAGCCGAACGAGAAGGTAGTAATTTGACTTTTTTAACTTTTACATCACTTGAGCTTCCGATTACAATCGAATTTGTAGTGCGAATATCAATTGCTGTGAATTTACTTTTTGTACGTCCATCAGGCTCAAAACCTTTTTTATCATTGATGATAATATCTTTGTCCTTGAGTTCTTTTTCTGTTCCAACTACATAATAAGCTGTATTTGCTACTGTACGAGTATCTTCCAATACTACATTTGTAGAATCAAGCTCATCAATTTTTCCAGAATAACGAGATTTCCATCCTTCTACCTCACCTTCTAAATCTGCAATTCTACCTCTCATTTGAGTAATTTCAGCATCTTTGTTTGCCATATCACTTTTCAAAGAAGCAATTTGATTTGCCATCATAGAATTTTCTTGTCCAGACTCTTTTAGTTTGCGTTCCAATTCGGCTACTTTAGCACGGTTGGCTTGCATCTGACGCTCAATTTGTTGCATTCCTTGGTCAATACTCATCCCACCTGTTGAAGGGTCAATATTACCACCACGCATGTCAGAGGTAAGTTTGCGTATTTTGTCTTCTACTTGGCGCATAGAATCCAAACGAACGTAAATCACATTCATTTCTTGTTGCAAATCAGCTTGATACAAGCTATCTTTTTCTCTAGCACGGCGTAGGTCTTCTACTTCCATAACTAATTTTTTCTCATTTTCGCTAGGACCTTTATCACACGAAGAGATAAAAAGAACACTAAAAAAGAGTGTAGTACAAAGCACTACATTATTAAAATTTGATTTAAACATAATTCAAAGTTTTTTAGGGTTGATAATTGTTCTATCTTAAATAAACAATAAAAAAAATTCCAAACAAAATTAATATAAAAATAGATTAAAAAAATTTTTCGCAACCTATTTTTTTCATGGAAGTTGTTTAAGAATGAGTTTTGTGTGTATTTTTGTTGGTGTCGCTACACTAAAACACCAACAAAGGCTGGGTTATTTTTCCTTAGAATTGGGTTTGCAAACCTAATTTCAAGGAAAAAAGTGCATTCTGAAAACAACTTCATGACTTATAACAATAGCCACTAAAAAATAAAACCAAATGAAATTAATTGAACTTCATTTGGTTTTTAATATTCATTAAAATAGATTTCATTTTCTATAATGCTTCTTGTTCTGCTTCTTCTTGTTGTTGTATATTCAAAAGAGAATCACGTTTACGCATCTTTCCAGCAGGAATACCAAACATCATTTTAAAACGACGACAGAAATAAGCTGTATCTTTATAACCAACCTCAACGCCAATACTACGAACACTCTTTTTAGAAGTACGAAGAAGCTCAACAGCTTTATCCATACGTTGATATTCGATATAATCTTGAGGATTGATTCCAGTCAAAAGTTTGAAATACTGACCTACATAGTCTTCTGAAACATTGGCAATACTCGCCAAAACTTTGTTTGAAAGGTCTGTATCTAAGTTTTCTCTAATATAAGTAAATAAATGAATAAGACGAGGATCTTTGAAATACGTACTGTTAGTAGCTAATTTTTCTACAAATAAACGTTCTGTCAAAACAAAACGAATCATTTCTACTACTAGTTTCTCTGTATTCAAAACAAGCATTCTTGAACTACCAATTTTTTCTTCTATTTCTTCACTTACAATTTCTTGAATCAAATCATTGATTTTAGTTGCCTTTTTGAGTGTAAAAGGAGGCAAATCAAGGGAAGTAAAAAAACTAACAGAACCAAAAACACGAGCATCTAAAACAACTTGAGAAAAAATAGCTTCTCCGTCTTGGTCGCAGTAAGTTTGAAGATGAACAGCATTTTTTTGTAAAAGGTCATCAGGAGAAATAATATCGTATTTTTCAGCTTCTCCAAAAGTAATTGTTGTATAATTACCTGCTGGTAAAAAAAGTGTTTCTCCTTCTTTTACTAATTCATTTTTAGCTCCAAAACGCATGATTCCCTTATGAAGAAAGATAAGTGAGTTATCAATATCATAAAAATGCTTGATACGCATCGGAATTGTAGCGACCGTTTTTTTGGCTCGCACATATCGAATACTAAGCGATTCGATAATCTTATTATAGTCTTCCATAAACATAAGTAGGTGGTTTATAAATGTTAGTCCAGTAAAGAAACTAGATATAAATAATTAAAAAAAGTTGTTGTAACTAATTGATTTCTCATTTTCTTTATAAAAAAGCCAAAGTATAGTTGTACAATTTGAAGCAATTTTTAGTTAATTGACTAACTGAAAAATAGTATTTTACTCTCTAAAAACAGGAATAAATAAATAGCTTTCAAAATTTCATACTGCAATATAGTACAATTTTTCTAAAAATAATCAAATTTTGAACCTGAAAATTGGATTTTTCTGTGAGTATGTACGTTGTTTAGTTATTTTTTGCTTTTTTTGACAAAACTGACTAATTCTTCTATTTCTGACTAAGTTTCTTAGAGGTTTTTGATTTAGGTAGATTTAATAGTATTTTTATCAAAAAATGTATCTAAGCGATTTTCTTATCGTTTTATTATTCTAATTAAAATAACTCAACTCACCTTTTATTCAAAAAAATATGGATAATCCATCAAACAAAAATAACCAAGAGCAACAAATAAATATAGAATTAACCGAAGAAATGGCAGAAGGAACGTATGCTAATTTAGTTATGATAGCACATTCTCAAAGCGAGTTTTTCTTGGATTTTGTAAGGCTTGTACCAGGTGCGCCAAAGGCAAAAGTCCAGTCAAGAATTATTCTTACACCTGACCACGCCAAACGTTTATTACATGTTTTGAAAGATAGCATCGATAAATATGAGGCTAATGTTGGCAAAATTTCAGTACAAGAAGAAGCCAATCAGTTTCCTTTGAATTTTGGTGGAACAGTAGGAGAAGCCTAAATAATTTTAGATTTATGAAGTAAGACATAACTATTTATTTTCTCATTTTTATTTCTCAATCTCCATTTCCCAATAATCTGTGCTTCAATTTTTTCGTACTTACGACCCTTTTCGTCTTCTGACGGTATTATTTCTTTTGTTGGCTCTTCGCTTGCCTTTGCTATTAGATGTCTTTTTTTTGGATATTCCACTATTAAGTCCAATTTTGGATTTTATGTTGGTAGGTGAGCGTGTAGCTGATGGAAATGCTATTTATAAAGAAGTTTTTGCAGGAATTGCACCTTTTTCGGCTTGGTTTTATGCAGGTTTGGATATGCTTTTTGGGCGTTCTGCTTTTGGGTATGCTCTTGTCGGGACAGGGCTTTTGTTTATACAAGCAATTATCTTTAATACACTACTTTTGCGAAGAGATTTTTTGCTAGATAGAGGCTATGTTCCTGCCATGTTGTATGTTTTTTTTGGTTCTATTAGTTTTGATTATTTCAATGTTTCACCTGTACTTTTATCACTTACTTTTTTGTTACTTGTACTACGTGAAATATTTACACTTACTGAAAATACGCACGACCAAACTCTTTTCACAATTGGTTTTTATTTAGGAATAGCCACTCTTTTTCACTTACCTTCTAGTATTTTTCTGTTTTGGGTAAGTGTTGGATTGGGTGTTTTTCGTTCTACTTCATTCCGTCAGCATTTATTGGTTTTGTTTGGGTTTGGTTTTCCTATTTTGCTACTTTCTTTGTATTTCTTTTGGAATGATAGTTTCATTGATTTTGTAGTACAGTTTATTAGTTCAGTTTCAACTTCTCCAAGATTCTATCTTTCTATTCAAGATTTTATTCTCATTTTAGCTTCTCCTCTACTATTTTTGGTGTTGGCTATTTTGAATATGTTTTCTGGTCGTAGTCTTACCAATTATCAATCTTATTGTCGTCAGATGATGATTTTCTGGCTTTTAGCTTCTACTTTTAGTTTATTGTTTTGCAAATATTGGCTTCCTTTTCAATTTGCTCTTTTTTTGCCTCCAGTTGCTTTTTTTGGAACTTATTATTTATTTTCAATTCAAAGAAAATGGATTTCAGAGCTTCTTTTTCTATCTATTTTGAGTGGAATAGGTTTACAGCTTTGGGCTACTCGCACAGAAATTTTTTATCCAATAGACTATACAAAAGCTATTATAAAAAAACCTTCTAATTTTAATTTAAAAAATGAAAAAATTTGGGTTTTTGGTGAAAATCATAGTTATTATATTGATAATAAACCTGTTACTCCCTACTTGGATTGGAAACTTACTCAAAATAGAATTGAAGAACTAGACAATTATCAGGCACTTCTTTTATTTTATAATCAAATTGAAAAGGAAAAACCTCAGTTTATCATCGATAAAGAAAAACAACTTCCTCCTCTTTTTGAACGTATCCCATTATTATCCAAAAAATATACTACAAAAGATTCTTTGATTTATGAATTGAAGAAATGAAGTTGTTTAAGAATAGGTATCTAGCACAAGATTCTATCTTGTGCTTATCCTTTTGCAAGCATATGCTTTCGAAAAAGAGTATCCAAGCAAAATACTTGAATGAGAAATAGTATAAATATAATTTTTAGAGCGAAAAAAGTTTATTTTTTATAATTCTTAAACAACTTCAATAATACCTAAATAAATGACTATTTTCTCTAAAATAATTTTATTATTTTTATTCTGCACCTGTTTTTTAAGCTGTACTGCACAAAGTTCAGAACAAGAAAAAAAAGTTTTTGAGCAAAAAAAAAGTTTTCAAAATTCCTATACTCATATTTGGCGCAAACAATCAAAAAATGGTCTTTGGGGATATGTAGATGAAAAAGGAAAGGAAATAATACAGCCCATTTACAATAAAGCTAGAGATTTCAAAAATGGTTTTGCTGCCGTAAAAACAAGATACAAATGGATATTTATTGATACAAAAGGAAACCAAATTACATCTACAACTTATTTGGCTGTTAGAAATTTTTCTGAAGGAAAAGCTGGTGTAAAAAAAGGAGATTTATGGGAAGTTATTGACGAAAATGGAGAGCAAATTATAAAACCAAGTTATGATGAGTTTTATCCTTTTTCTGATGGTAGAGCTTTAGTAAAAAAATATAGTGGTTGGGGATTTATTGATGAGAATGGAAAAGAAATAATTCCTTTGAAATATGATTTTGCGAATCCTTTTAGTGAGGGTTTGGCAATGGTTAATGAGTTTGGGAAAAGAGGTTACATAAATACTGAAGGTAAAATAATAATTCCTCTAAAATATGATGCAGCAGAACCTTTTAGTGGGGGAATTGCTCATGTAACTAATAAAAAATTTCACTTCATAGACAAAAAAGGAAATACCATTTTTTCACTGCCAGACTCTCTAACTGGGGGTATTTTTAATGAAGAATTGGTTATGGTCAGTAATGGGTACAAATATGGATATATGGACAAAACAGGAAAAATAATAATTCCTTTAGTATATGATTTTACGATTCGTTTTTCTGAAGGATTAGCAGCAGTTAAAAAAAATAAAAAATGGGGTTTTATTGACAAAAATGGTCATACAGTAATTTCCTTTTTATATGATGATGACCCTTTTGGAAGATATGAATTATTTGATTTTAAAGATGGTTATGCACAAGTAATGAAAGGAGATTCTATTACTTTGATTGATAAAAAAGGAACAGAAATACGACATATTGGTAGTATAGAATAAATTACTTTTCCTCCTAAATAATTTGAAATACTAAATTACACCTCTTAAATTAAAAGACAACTTGGAGTAAATAAAGCAAAATTATCTTATATATTTTTAAGAATTATGCTTATACTATTTTTAATAAAACTACGTTTTGGTAGCTAAGGTTAAGATGCCGTTTTATTGTCATTTTTTCTACTTCTCTTAAAATGAATTTATTTACATTACTTAAAAAATCAATTTCTGTCAGCTCATTTTATAGAATGAGTTTGGCTTTGTTATTGATTTTTTCGCCTTGTAATGTTCGTAATTCTATTCAAACTTTTTTAGATGTTTCTCAAACTACAGTTTCCAATAAAAGCAAAACTAAACAAATAAATTTTTCTGCTTGTTCTGAAACAGATACTACAATTTCTACTTTAGATAACCCAATATCTGAAGTTTCTGCTTTTTTTCCTCCATCATTTTTCTCAAAAAGATATACTGTTTTAGTTGCTTTTACACAAGAAAAGCATTATTCTTTTGTATTCAGAAAGGCTAATTTTCTTTCTGAAATTCCTCTTTATATTTTGTATAGACAAATGAAAATCTACTTGATAGCCTAGTAACAATTAAAAATTACGGATTATGAATGTAAATTGCTCAATATCAAATAATTAAAATTTGAAAATAGTAATTTATTTAATTCCTATTCCTTAATGAAAATCTAGTTTTGATAACTAATAAGTTTCAAAATCTCGTAGTCAAATAATTCATTTTTTCCATCAAAATATATCTTTATTCATGAATATTTCAAATAATAATTCGACACAGTCTTATTCTATGACTGGTGCTTTTTCTTTGGCTCTCCGTTTGGTGGTGGGTTGGACTTATTTTTCAGCTTTTTGGAGAAGGTTGTTTTTGGCTAATAAATTAGATCCTGAACAAGCAGGTTATATTGGCGAAAAATTTAATCATTTTTTACCTAATGCGTTAGGAATAAAACCAATCATTCAATATTTGGTTGAAAATCCTGATATACTTTGGTGGTCAATGGTCAGTTTTACAATCATTGAAGGAATTGTAGGGCTTTTGATAATGTTTGGTTTCTTCACTCGTTTGATGAGCATAGGTGTTTTTGGTCTTGCTATGGGCATTTTGCTTGGTTCTGGCTGGATAGGCACTACTTGTTTGGACGAATGGCAAATTGGAGTTTTAGGAATTGCATCTGGTTTTACACTATTTCTGACAGGCAGTGGTTATTTTTCTTTAGACCATTTTTTGATAAAAAATAACTACAAATTAGTAAATTGGAAAGGTTTTCAATGGCTTGGTTCTGGTTTTTTACCTCTTTCTCAAAAGAATATTTCTACATTTATTTTGCTTGGTGGTGGCTTTATTTTATTTCTAACTTTATTTACAAACCAATATTTTCATGGTGGAGTTTGGGGAACTTTACATAACAAATCAGTCAAACCAAAAATAGAAATTATACATTCTCTCGTTGAAAATAACAAACTTACTATTGAAGTTTATAGAGTAGAAGGAGTTGATGTATATGGTTCTTTTTTGATAGGAATTGATTTGATAAATGAAAATAATGAGAATGTTTTTTCTTTGAATGGAACAGCATTATCAAAATTAAATGCAAATCAAATCAAGAACGATTACGTTGCAAAAGTCAAAACAGGAGCGCATAGTTTGATTATTCCATTAGGAGCAAAAGCAACTATTACACTTACTGATTCAAGATTTTCAAATCTCAAAAAAGGAAAATATAGAGTTCTTTTGACAGATATTAGTGGAGCTACTTGGCAATATAATTTAAGTTATTAAAAGAATATTTATAACTGATTGTTAGAATTTTACATAAAACATAAATTCTATTCTTAGAAGTTGTTTAAGAATTGAGTTTTATTTTCTGTCTATCTCTGATAAATATCAAAGTAAAAGCTAAATAATGTAGGCTTTGCCAAGTATGGATTTTAGTTTCATATCGTGTCAATATTGCCTTAAAAGCATCTAACCAAGCATTAGTTCTTTCTATTGCAAAACGTAAATCATACATTTTTTCATCTTTAAATGGTTGATTATCAATATCTTTTCGATTTCTTTTATTAAAATCTATGTTATCCACAATATCCATATGCGAGCAAAAAGAACGAAATGAATTTGTATCAAAAGCAGCATCTGCATTAAGAAAAATTCCTTCATGTCTAATATTTGCCTTGTTCAAATCTACTAACATAGTTTGCATATTTTTTTCAAGTTCAAAAGCATCGTGATGATTTCCACCTTGAGGCACAGACATCGCTACTGGAATTCCATTTTTATCAGTCAGAAATAGTGAATTTGTTGTTTTACATCTTTTTCTGCTTGAATAAGCTACTCCTTCTCCTCCTTGTTTTGCTGGTGAATGACTACCATCCAAATGACAAATAGAAAGGTCTATATCAGAACGATTCTTAGATAAATAATGTGTCCATAAATTCTTCCAACTTTCCAACTTTCCAACTTTGACCATTTATTATAGTGATAATATACTGTATTCCAGTTAATTGAAGTTCTGCCAAAAAATTGTTTGATAGGTAATTCTCTCCATTGAGTACCTGTTTTAAGACGATAAATAATAGCTTTAACAATGCGCCAAAGAGCTACTTTAGGTTTACGACCTTTTTTAAATTGAGTTAAATAGGGTAAAATATTTTCTGTGATAGTTTTTTTTGATAAATTTACGTACATAGAGGTAAAGAGTTAGAAATTCAAAATGTGAAGATTTACAATGATAACTATTTTACCTCTTTTTTGAAAAAATAACTACCTATTCTTAAACAGCTTCTTAAACAACTTCTGTAAATGAAACAACAAGAACAAAAAACTTCGTAAATTTGAGCAATCAATAAAAAATTATTTACTAATTTAAAATTTTCAAGAAATGCAAATATGTCCTAGTTGTGCTTGTCCTTATGGATATGCTTTAAGTGATGAATTATATGCTTGCCCTGAGTGTTCGTTTGAATGGAATCCTAACGAAGCCAAACCAGAAGAAGAACAAGAGAATGCAGAAACAGTAGTTTTAGATGCAAATGGAACTGTTTTACAAGATGGTGATGATGTTATTGTCATGAAAAATCTACCTGTAAAAGGCGCACCAAAACCACTAAAAGCAGGGACAAAAGCAAAAAATATCAGACTCAGAGATGGCGACCATAATATTGATTGCAAAATTGATGGATTTGGAAGTATGGCTCTAAAATCTGAATTTGTAAAGAAAGCATAATTCATTTCATAGCTTTTTAAATAAGTGTCATTTTTCTATCATATTAGGATTATAAATTCTGTATTAATAGAAAAATGACACTTATATTTATTTAGTCCAATTTTCAGTTTTTAATTCTTCTATTCTATCAAAATGCTTGTTATTATTTGTAATCAAAACAAGATTTTCCACAATAGCTGTTGCTGCAATCAAAATATCATTATGAGCAATACTATTTCCTTCACTTCTTAATTTGGTGTAAATCTGTGCAGCTTTTTGAGCTGCTTTTTTGCTAAGTGGAAGGATAGTATGATTATTCAATAATAACTCTATT contains:
- a CDS encoding zinc ribbon domain-containing protein YjdM: MQICPSCACPYGYALSDELYACPECSFEWNPNEAKPEEEQENAETVVLDANGTVLQDGDDVIVMKNLPVKGAPKPLKAGTKAKNIRLRDGDHNIDCKIDGFGSMALKSEFVKKA
- a CDS encoding TQO small subunit DoxD → MNISNNNSTQSYSMTGAFSLALRLVVGWTYFSAFWRRLFLANKLDPEQAGYIGEKFNHFLPNALGIKPIIQYLVENPDILWWSMVSFTIIEGIVGLLIMFGFFTRLMSIGVFGLAMGILLGSGWIGTTCLDEWQIGVLGIASGFTLFLTGSGYFSLDHFLIKNNYKLVNWKGFQWLGSGFLPLSQKNISTFILLGGGFILFLTLFTNQYFHGGVWGTLHNKSVKPKIEIIHSLVENNKLTIEVYRVEGVDVYGSFLIGIDLINENNENVFSLNGTALSKLNANQIKNDYVAKVKTGAHSLIIPLGAKATITLTDSRFSNLKKGKYRVLLTDISGATWQYNLSY
- a CDS encoding type II toxin-antitoxin system VapC family toxin, whose translation is MKPTLFDTDTLSFFLRNENKNEKKVTQKINEYLKEHEKFTISIITYYELLNGLYFGDSEERTTEIELLLNNHTILPLSKKAAQKAAQIYTKLRSEGNSIAHNDILIAATAIVENLVLITNNNKHFDRIEELKTENWTK
- a CDS encoding transposase family protein; protein product: MVKVGKLESWKNLWTHYLSKNRSDIDLSICHLDGSHSPAKQGGEGVAYSSRKRCKTTNSLFLTDKNGIPVAMSVPQGGNHHDAFELEKNMQTMLVDLNKANIRHEGIFLNADAAFDTNSFRSFCSHMDIVDNIDFNKRNRKDIDNQPFKDEKMYDLRFAIERTNAWLDAFKAILTRYETKIHTWQSLHYLAFTLIFIRDRQKIKLNS
- a CDS encoding transposase produces the protein MYVNLSKKTITENILPYLTQFKKGRKPKVALWRIVKAIIYRLKTGTQWRELPIKQFFGRTSINWNTVYYHYNKWSKLESWKVGRIYGHIIYLRIVLI